Proteins co-encoded in one Cupriavidus taiwanensis genomic window:
- a CDS encoding LysR substrate-binding domain-containing protein: MNFKEIEAFRAVMMSRSMTTAAGLLHTSQPNVSRWIGLLERNVGFQLFQRVGTKLLPTAEAEAFYAEVERAFMGLESLDESANSIRRRGTGLLRIGAVGSIAESVLPDALAIFRQRFPDIPVSLNTGRSDVVAKWTATGFCDIGFCSVPTDLPSLHYREINVARGVCIVPRSHRLATRAILEPADFEEEHFISLPTESANRREIDSHFPTGARTLAIETPYATTICKMVGKGLGVSIVSPIVSRSLGLADLCEIPFSHEVMFRSFAVTSDHFPLNFLASRIAACVQQAFDGFH, encoded by the coding sequence TTCGCGCCGTTATGATGTCACGCTCCATGACCACGGCGGCGGGCCTCCTGCATACCTCACAGCCAAATGTCAGCCGGTGGATTGGGTTGCTTGAACGCAACGTGGGATTCCAGCTGTTCCAGCGGGTGGGGACAAAATTGCTCCCGACCGCCGAGGCTGAAGCGTTCTATGCCGAAGTCGAACGGGCGTTCATGGGACTCGAATCGCTGGACGAAAGCGCTAATTCGATTCGGCGCAGAGGCACTGGCCTGCTTCGCATTGGGGCAGTCGGCTCCATTGCTGAAAGCGTGTTACCGGATGCATTGGCTATTTTTCGGCAACGTTTTCCCGATATTCCCGTGTCGCTGAATACCGGCAGATCCGATGTCGTCGCAAAATGGACGGCCACCGGGTTTTGCGATATCGGATTTTGCTCGGTCCCGACTGACTTGCCGAGCCTGCACTACAGGGAAATCAACGTCGCGCGCGGCGTTTGCATCGTGCCCCGTTCGCACCGGCTGGCAACCCGAGCCATCCTGGAGCCCGCCGACTTCGAAGAAGAGCACTTCATCTCGCTACCTACCGAAAGCGCAAACCGGCGCGAGATCGATAGCCACTTCCCAACAGGGGCCAGAACGCTTGCCATCGAAACGCCTTACGCCACCACCATCTGCAAGATGGTCGGCAAGGGCCTTGGCGTATCGATCGTCAGCCCAATCGTGAGCCGATCGCTTGGTCTTGCCGATCTGTGCGAGATCCCTTTTTCGCACGAGGTCATGTTCCGCAGCTTCGCCGTGACATCGGACCACTTCCCGCTGAACTTCCTGGCCAGCCGGATCGCGGCATGCGTACAGCAGGCGTTTGACGGATTTCACTGA
- a CDS encoding MFS transporter, whose amino-acid sequence MTAANPDSVMAQAPLVPPVAAQTGGGRLPLRTKLGFGIGDLAFNLYWQATTLYLLYYYTDVVGLSPVTAGWIFGGAMLWDALCDPVAGYVANRTRSRWGRYRPYLLFGCVPLALSFVAMFIPTSAQGASLVAFVLGTHVVFRTTYTVLSMPYNSLMATLTNNSQERGSLAAYRMICASSAGMLVALATLKLVHVFGQADERQGFLVAMALYAAISLPVFLFTFFSTKERIQPDVHGITVREALAVVVRNRAFLLICGMTVALTAAGTFLSKTLPYVLKYGLHREDLIGPALGTVAVQVFIAIPFWAWVMRRTSKRLVALSGGCIGMLGYAALGWTGATGIGVLFGVLGLIGFASAASLLATWAMIPDTVEYGEWRTGVRGEGTIFGVFSFAQKGALAIAVGGVGHLLGAVGFVANQPQSQAATDGIRAMLWLAPIALLGIAMLLAFFYPISPSAHQHMLGELRLRRAASGMPD is encoded by the coding sequence ATGACGGCAGCAAATCCAGACTCCGTAATGGCGCAGGCGCCGCTTGTGCCTCCGGTTGCGGCGCAGACTGGCGGCGGAAGGCTGCCGCTTCGGACGAAGCTCGGCTTCGGCATCGGTGACCTCGCGTTCAACCTGTACTGGCAGGCGACCACGCTTTATCTCTTGTACTACTACACCGATGTCGTGGGGCTGTCGCCGGTCACGGCCGGCTGGATATTCGGCGGCGCCATGCTGTGGGACGCGCTCTGCGATCCCGTGGCGGGCTACGTCGCCAATCGCACGCGTTCACGCTGGGGCCGCTATCGGCCCTACCTGCTGTTCGGGTGCGTTCCGCTTGCGCTCAGCTTTGTCGCGATGTTTATCCCAACGTCCGCACAGGGCGCGAGTCTGGTGGCGTTCGTGCTGGGCACGCATGTGGTATTCAGGACGACCTATACCGTGCTGTCGATGCCCTACAACTCGCTGATGGCGACGCTGACGAACAACAGCCAGGAACGTGGCAGCCTTGCCGCATACCGGATGATCTGTGCCAGTTCAGCGGGCATGTTGGTAGCGCTGGCCACGCTCAAGCTCGTGCACGTCTTCGGGCAGGCGGACGAGAGGCAGGGATTTCTGGTCGCGATGGCCCTGTATGCAGCCATCTCGCTCCCCGTGTTCCTCTTTACGTTTTTCTCGACGAAGGAGCGGATCCAGCCGGACGTCCACGGCATCACGGTCCGGGAGGCATTGGCCGTGGTTGTGCGCAATCGCGCATTCCTGCTGATCTGTGGAATGACGGTAGCGCTGACTGCCGCTGGCACCTTCCTGTCGAAGACGCTGCCTTACGTCCTGAAGTACGGGCTGCACAGGGAAGACTTGATCGGTCCGGCGCTGGGAACCGTCGCGGTTCAGGTGTTCATCGCCATCCCTTTCTGGGCATGGGTCATGCGGCGCACGTCCAAGCGGCTGGTGGCGCTGTCCGGCGGCTGCATCGGCATGCTCGGCTACGCGGCCCTCGGCTGGACAGGCGCGACAGGTATCGGCGTCCTCTTCGGTGTGCTTGGCCTGATCGGGTTCGCAAGTGCCGCCTCTCTGCTGGCGACATGGGCGATGATTCCCGATACCGTCGAGTACGGCGAGTGGCGCACCGGGGTTCGTGGCGAGGGAACGATTTTTGGTGTGTTCTCGTTCGCGCAGAAGGGCGCGCTTGCCATTGCCGTCGGCGGCGTCGGGCACCTTCTTGGCGCCGTCGGCTTCGTGGCAAATCAGCCCCAGTCACAAGCCGCGACCGACGGAATCCGGGCGATGCTATGGCTGGCTCCGATAGCCCTGCTGGGCATCGCCATGCTGCTCGCCTTTTTCTACCCGATCTCACCCAGCGCGCACCAACACATGCTCGGCGAACTGCGCCTGCGCCGGGCAGCCTCGGGAATGCCCGACTGA
- a CDS encoding helix-turn-helix domain-containing protein, with translation MTQLVCPEFDEFEAALYGVQGRYVLRSRPQRDWRLKLIDLNGVAIMMGREGAPTAYSGIGMPDYFNIFIPLSAQQCTIVDGRAFDAQTVGWMAPDLMFHIVAERAASWLTVAISAPLVMHWVHTHADEFDATLLSNNLVCTGRRGVIALLTTIWRIMRVERDDPAQLRYPGAELAARTELVDLVFRAVLTIDEGAASIRQKPRHRQILSRALDLLSLMGETPIFVNDLCAAAEASERSVRNVFHRYLGMGPHRYLALYRMHAIRVALCNAAPGDTVSGICGRFGVWDFGRFAALYSAHFGVLPSQTLRARRASARV, from the coding sequence TTGACACAACTGGTCTGCCCGGAATTCGATGAATTCGAGGCCGCGCTTTACGGCGTCCAGGGAAGGTACGTGTTGCGGTCCAGACCACAACGGGATTGGCGACTGAAGCTGATCGACCTCAACGGGGTGGCGATCATGATGGGCCGAGAGGGGGCGCCAACAGCCTATTCGGGCATCGGCATGCCTGACTACTTCAATATCTTCATTCCTCTGAGTGCACAGCAATGCACTATCGTCGATGGCCGGGCCTTCGACGCGCAGACCGTCGGATGGATGGCGCCCGATCTGATGTTCCACATCGTTGCAGAGCGAGCAGCAAGCTGGCTGACAGTGGCGATTTCCGCACCGTTGGTGATGCACTGGGTCCACACTCATGCCGACGAGTTTGACGCGACGCTGCTGTCCAACAACCTGGTGTGCACCGGGCGCCGGGGCGTGATTGCACTACTGACGACGATATGGCGAATCATGCGTGTCGAGCGCGATGATCCCGCCCAATTGCGCTATCCAGGCGCTGAGCTTGCTGCGCGAACCGAACTGGTCGACCTGGTGTTTCGCGCCGTGCTTACGATCGATGAAGGCGCGGCCAGTATCCGGCAAAAGCCTCGCCATCGGCAGATTCTCAGCCGGGCACTGGACCTGCTCAGTTTAATGGGGGAAACGCCAATCTTTGTGAACGATCTCTGCGCGGCTGCCGAAGCGTCCGAGCGCAGCGTCCGCAACGTATTTCATCGATACCTGGGCATGGGGCCTCACCGCTATCTGGCGCTGTACCGCATGCACGCCATCCGTGTGGCGCTATGCAACGCTGCGCCTGGCGATACGGTATCCGGCATCTGCGGACGGTTCGGTGTATGGGACTTCGGTCGGTTCGCCGCTCTCTACAGCGCCCACTTCGGCGTTCTGCCATCGCAAACGCTAAGGGCTCGCCGCGCATCGGCGAGAGTGTGA
- a CDS encoding alpha/beta fold hydrolase has translation MNRLFAYCISSLGVLPKSGHLADRDLAVPAAAARTLYATVGNDRIGYRRFGRGPMIILANRLRGTLDTWDPLFLDELASRYTVVTVDYPGIAYSTGKLPDAMATASKFIDDFANAIEAERFVILGWSWGGLVAQTYLLEHTQRITQAILIGTNPPGHNEIPLQQVFLDRAFKPVNDLADEEILFFEPASEASRAQAKASHGRIYARAGVASRIPSTPDEFAPYFKAAEGFHNDEERRRERMEQVDLPILVIAGDHDTSTAGQNWFPLIGKMRQAQFIFFSETGHAPQHQYPALVSDYIHDFLSKTSLDSRQ, from the coding sequence ATGAATCGGCTATTCGCCTATTGCATATCATCGTTGGGTGTTCTCCCTAAATCAGGCCATTTGGCGGACCGTGACCTCGCAGTCCCGGCGGCGGCCGCTCGCACGTTGTACGCGACGGTAGGAAACGACAGGATTGGCTATCGCAGGTTCGGTCGGGGTCCGATGATCATTCTCGCCAACCGCTTACGCGGCACGCTCGATACATGGGATCCATTGTTCCTGGATGAACTGGCGTCGCGATACACCGTCGTCACTGTCGACTATCCCGGCATCGCGTATTCGACTGGCAAACTGCCCGATGCCATGGCGACGGCATCGAAGTTCATCGACGATTTCGCCAATGCAATCGAGGCTGAACGCTTTGTCATCCTCGGCTGGTCGTGGGGCGGTCTTGTGGCTCAGACCTACCTTTTAGAGCACACCCAACGCATAACTCAGGCGATCCTGATTGGAACCAACCCTCCGGGGCACAATGAGATCCCGCTGCAGCAGGTGTTTCTCGACCGGGCATTCAAACCAGTGAACGATCTCGCGGATGAGGAAATTCTGTTCTTCGAGCCAGCTTCCGAGGCAAGCCGCGCTCAGGCCAAGGCCTCACACGGACGGATCTATGCAAGGGCTGGCGTTGCTTCCAGGATACCATCCACGCCCGATGAGTTCGCGCCGTACTTCAAGGCGGCGGAGGGTTTTCACAACGACGAAGAGCGCCGACGGGAACGCATGGAGCAGGTAGATTTGCCTATCCTGGTCATCGCCGGAGACCACGATACAAGCACCGCTGGACAGAACTGGTTTCCTTTGATCGGAAAGATGCGGCAAGCACAGTTCATTTTCTTCTCCGAAACTGGGCACGCTCCGCAGCACCAATACCCCGCTCTTGTATCCGACTACATTCACGATTTTTTGTCCAAGACGTCTCTTGACAGCAGGCAGTGA
- a CDS encoding TetR/AcrR family transcriptional regulator: MRTVRQAQQERSEQTRAEILGIALEQFSTRGFDAVSLRDIAEVAGVNHAMIRYYFGNKENLWRESVAYLFERFAEEYVPPEPGSEGFSLEAVKEYIRNYVRYCARHPEHARLMMQEANRDSERLKWMAQKFIRPRHDQTVPLITYVSALTKGLQEIDPVMLLYMITAIAQVPYLLTSEMRYAHGINAMRDKAIEAHCDAVVAFIFR; the protein is encoded by the coding sequence ATGCGCACGGTCAGGCAAGCACAACAAGAACGAAGCGAACAGACACGCGCCGAGATACTGGGCATTGCGCTGGAACAATTCTCGACCCGCGGCTTCGATGCGGTGAGCCTGCGGGATATTGCGGAAGTGGCCGGCGTCAATCACGCCATGATCCGGTACTACTTCGGCAACAAGGAAAACCTGTGGCGCGAAAGCGTGGCGTACTTGTTTGAACGTTTCGCTGAAGAATACGTGCCGCCCGAGCCGGGTTCGGAAGGGTTCTCACTGGAAGCGGTAAAGGAATACATCCGCAACTACGTCCGGTACTGCGCACGCCACCCTGAGCACGCACGCCTGATGATGCAGGAAGCCAACCGTGACTCGGAGCGCCTCAAGTGGATGGCGCAGAAATTCATCCGTCCACGGCATGACCAGACGGTCCCGCTGATCACGTATGTAAGCGCCTTGACGAAAGGACTGCAAGAGATCGATCCCGTGATGCTGCTGTACATGATCACCGCCATCGCCCAGGTCCCCTATCTGCTCACCTCGGAAATGCGGTACGCGCACGGGATCAACGCGATGCGCGACAAGGCAATCGAGGCTCATTGCGATGCGGTAGTGGCATTCATCTTTCGGTAG
- a CDS encoding alpha/beta fold hydrolase, with the protein MQTVRTKDGVEIFYKDWGSGQPIVFSHGWPLSADDWDAQMMFFLNHGFRVIAHDRRGHGRSTQTASGHDMNHYADDLATLTSHLDLNNAVHVGHSTGGGEVVRYLARHGESRVAKAVLIAAVPPLMVKTEANPDGLPKEVFDGFQAQVAQNRAQFYRDIPAGPFYGFNRPGVRADEGVIGNWWRQGMQGGAKAHYDGIVAFSQTDFTEDLKKIAVPTLVMHGDDDQIVPYADSAPLSAKLLRNGTLKTYKGFPHGMPTTHAETINADLLAFIRS; encoded by the coding sequence ATGCAGACGGTCAGGACCAAGGATGGTGTGGAAATCTTCTACAAGGATTGGGGTAGCGGCCAGCCCATTGTTTTTTCTCATGGATGGCCGCTGAGCGCCGACGACTGGGACGCGCAGATGATGTTCTTCCTGAATCATGGGTTCCGCGTGATTGCGCATGATCGTCGCGGCCACGGCCGATCAACCCAGACCGCTAGCGGCCATGACATGAACCACTATGCCGACGACCTGGCAACGCTAACGTCGCACCTGGACCTGAACAACGCTGTCCACGTCGGGCATTCGACCGGCGGCGGCGAAGTCGTGCGCTATCTGGCGCGACACGGCGAAAGCCGCGTCGCGAAGGCCGTCCTGATAGCCGCTGTGCCGCCGTTGATGGTCAAGACAGAAGCCAATCCGGACGGCTTGCCGAAGGAAGTCTTCGACGGCTTCCAGGCGCAGGTGGCCCAAAACCGGGCGCAGTTCTATCGCGATATCCCTGCGGGTCCCTTCTATGGCTTCAACCGCCCAGGTGTCAGGGCGGACGAAGGGGTGATCGGGAACTGGTGGCGCCAGGGCATGCAGGGCGGGGCCAAGGCACACTACGATGGCATCGTTGCATTTTCCCAGACGGACTTTACGGAAGACCTGAAGAAGATTGCCGTGCCAACGCTGGTAATGCACGGCGACGACGACCAGATCGTCCCTTACGCCGACTCCGCGCCGCTCTCGGCAAAGCTGTTGCGCAACGGCACGCTGAAGACCTACAAGGGCTTCCCGCATGGCATGCCTACCACGCATGCCGAAACCATCAACGCGGACCTGCTGGCATTTATCCGGTCCTGA
- a CDS encoding tripartite tricarboxylate transporter substrate-binding protein, translating into MTLLVGFPPGGQTDFAGRALLNGVQSSLGQLFVIDNKAGVNGNIASIEVMRAAPDGNKLLVGNGSMTIMPHVYTTGGRTPEQLAALTRTHYKMWGEVVKANNIAAD; encoded by the coding sequence GTGACACTGCTGGTCGGCTTTCCGCCCGGTGGCCAGACCGACTTTGCGGGACGTGCGCTGCTTAACGGCGTGCAGAGTTCGCTCGGGCAGTTGTTTGTCATCGACAACAAGGCCGGCGTGAACGGCAATATCGCCTCCATTGAGGTCATGCGCGCGGCGCCCGACGGGAACAAGCTGCTGGTAGGCAACGGCTCGATGACGATCATGCCGCATGTCTACACCACCGGCGGCCGCACGCCCGAGCAGCTCGCAGCGCTGACCCGCACCCACTACAAGATGTGGGGCGAGGTGGTGAAGGCCAACAACATCGCGGCTGATTAA